Proteins encoded in a region of the Anopheles ziemanni chromosome 2, idAnoZiCoDA_A2_x.2, whole genome shotgun sequence genome:
- the LOC131293047 gene encoding uncharacterized protein LOC131293047, which yields FVLQGALGDPRPDFGIDGSVAGAVKVLTVASDAAVEFDAIDEKTISLESHYTRLYNLQTALTTIATNIATTGQELTDKLETLAPSTGPLPDVFTDATSALTSLRTLLETGLSDQTDDIQTMVGDYITDMLTDASDELLDALSRLETQLGLMQTGIEAATTAYGAPDVPASFIRRYVSPKVIYELQRAIHDLKSDLPLVTYIIGLTLGHLENADIYLATVMEQANSAVIEVIRQYDGFKQELLDNTYLVSDGIATPFRLTYTAQVDGLRFAMTELEQLGSYSDFLEPVLTAYTNALEEANRNTIAFAAEDTLNSYLVRVVTLDDYLDRFYDEKLCTPVQAIMQVLIASGPWADYCFSKYSPRLPELVSINANRFQLCYELEAVRLEKLYEIVDRLVQQILYDVENLAEDILTCLYRWENGSDCIALIGPYYLELAQVIVNKQEDLSAILEHETDASYNRMAACVNGGKCGLLASAEDLVADIQACELDGPNA from the exons TTTGTGCTACAGGGTGCGCTTGGAGACCCTCGGCCAGACTTCGGCATCGATGGAAGCGTGGCGGGTGCAGTGAAGGTGCTTACTGTTGCCAGCGATGCCGCGGTCGAGTTTGACGCGATCGACGAAAAGACTATTTCGCTGGAGTCGCACTACACTCGCCTGTACAATCTGCAGACTGCACTTACGACGATCGCCACCAACATTGCTACCACGGGCCAGGAGTTAACCGACAAGCTGGAAACGCTTGCCCCAAGCACCGGTCCTCTGCCGGACGTTTTTACCGACGCGACGAGCGCGCTCACCAGCCTGCGCACATTACTGGAAACGGGGCTGAGTGACCAAACCGATGACATTCAAACGATGGTTGGCGACTACATCACCGATATGCTTACCGATGCCAGCGACGAGCTGCTCGACGCACTATCGCGGCTCGAAACGCAGCTCGGGCTAATGCAGACAGGTATCGAAGCTGCGACCACGGCCTACGGCGCACCGGACGTACCGGCCAGCTTCATCCGGCGGTATGTCTCACCGAAGGTGATCTACGAGCTGCAGCGCGCCATACACGACCTCAAATCCGACCTGCCCCTGGTGACGTACATCATTGGGCTGACGCTGGGACATCTGGAGAACGCCGACATTTACCTAGCGACCGTTATGGAGCAGGCGAATAGTGCAGTAATCGAAGTAATCCGACAGTACGACGGCTTTAAGCAGGAGCTCCTGGACAACACGTACCTAGTGTCGGACGGCATCGCTACTCCGTTCCGGCTTACCTACACTGCTCAAGTCGACGGGCTGAGATTTGCCATGACCGAACTGGAGCAGCTGGGCTCTTACTCGGATTTCCTCGAGCCAGTGCTGACCGCGTACACAAATGCACTCGAAGAGGCCAATCGGAACACCATTGCCTTCGCCGCCGAGGACACGTTAAACAGCTATCTTGTTCGGGTCGTCACACTTGATGACTATCTGGACCGGTTCTACGATGAAAAGCTGTGCACGCCTGTGCAAGCCATTATGCAGGTGTTGATCGCCTCTGGACCGTGGGCCGACTACTGCTTCAGCAAGTACTCGCCCCGCCTACCCGAGCTGGTGTCGATCAACGCGAACCGATTCCAGCTATGCTACGAGCTCGAGGCAGTTCGACTGGAGAAACTGTACGAGATCGTCGATCGGCTGGTCCAACAGATCCTGTACGACGTGGAGAATCTCGCCGAAGACATCCTGACCTGCCTCTACCGTTGGGAGAATGGCTCAGATTGTATTGCCCTG ATCGGTCCGTACTACCTTGAGCTCGCCCAAGTGATAGTGAATAAGCAGGAGGACCTATCCGCCATCCTCGAGCACGAAACGGACGCTAGCTACAACCGCATGGCGGCCTGCGTTAACGGCGGCAAGTGTGGACTCCTCGCGTCCGCAGAAGATCTCGTGGCGGATATACAAGCTTGCGAGCTCGATGGACCCAACGCCTAA